A region from the Brassica napus cultivar Da-Ae chromosome C8, Da-Ae, whole genome shotgun sequence genome encodes:
- the LOC106414036 gene encoding zinc finger protein ZAT9, with protein MQKHKCKLCSKSFCNGRALGGHMKSHLVSSHTPTRKKLSDSVYSSSSSSSDGKTLVYRLRENPRKSFRVFNPDPESSTAYNSETETEPESVDPVRKRSRAEVSKKKKTKKRSKKRVFESGKKQKTSHVNSNESQEPASSVSDGSPEQDLAMCLMMLSRDTREIELKKHVLAAEETKPEKIHFPELRRCVIDLNLPPPQESDIVTVVSAI; from the coding sequence ATGCAGAAGCACAAATGCAAGCTCTGTTCCAAGAGTTTCTGTAATGGCAGAGCACTCGGTGGTCACATGAAGTCCCACTTGGTCTCATCACACACGCCCACTCGGAAGAAACTCAGTGACTCGGTttactcctcttcttcttcctcctcagaCGGTAAAACTCTAGTCTACCGGTTGCGAGAGAACCCGAGGAAGAGTTTCCGGGTCTTCAACCCGGATCCTGAGTCTTCCACCGCTTACAACAGCGAGACCGAGACCGAACCTGAGTCTGTGGACCCAGTTCGGAAACGGAGCAGAGCAGAGGtttccaagaagaagaagacgaagaaaagGAGTAAGAAGAGAGTGTTTGAGTCGGGGAAGAAGCAGAAGACGAGTCATGTTAACTCGAACGAGTCTCAAGAACCGGCGAGTTCTGTCTCCGACGGTTCTCCGGAACAGGATTTGGCCATGTGTTTGATGATGCTATCGAGAGATACGAGGGAGATTGAACTGAAGAAACATGTTCTTGCAGCGGAAGAAACGAAGCCGGAGAAGATACATTTCCCGGAGCTCCGTCGTTGTGTGATAGATCTGAATCTTCCTCCGCCGCAAGAAAGCGACATTGTCACCGTAGTTTCAGCCATATAA